Below is a genomic region from Nilaparvata lugens isolate BPH chromosome 3, ASM1435652v1, whole genome shotgun sequence.
ACCTCAAAACCAGTGTCGATGTCATGAACATGTCactgatattaaattccaaaaaattataaattacaagtttagaatttacattttacatttgttctcaataaaactttattttgaaactgttattttaaatttatatatatcctctatatttataatgatctatttatctgttaattctgttaactcagttttggtgataccatggaatgtgcaacacaattatttacaataaattctcagttaaaaagttgtccacatatcgattactctgatatttactatcaagttttatagatctcgaattgaagattcgattttaatcgagaaaaaatgtaatattacacaaCGTGTCAGCCCAGTAATGCCTCCTCCTCTATATTCTCAGTTAGAATGGAACATCAGTTGTTGGTTGGGTTAGTTTGCGAGTTGCGGTGGGACAACTGATGGGATGTCATTGCGGGGTTGCCAACTTCATGTCCTGAGGGTTTCGTATAGGTAAATTTGGCCGTTTTTGAGGATTGGTGTTTTGTCTCGTTACTTATTGAATGACCCTCGTATCTctttttctatgttatttttcgCATTTTTCTAAtgttgtatattatttatatatttatatacattgTTGCTGATATCtgtttttctatgttatttttatgtaaaattggaagttgaataaataaataaatcaatgaaattttTCGCTCTGAAGTCATACTGCATACCTGAAAATATTCTTTGAAATAAGTATTAATGATGTTTTTTATGTTGAATGATGAAAACAGGTAATTGATTTACTGAGCTAtcattaaaaatgtataagaatTATTACTATCATTGTTCTTTGTCTGTTATTTACAGAACCCTTTCAAGGAAAATGAAAATGCATATTCAGCTCAAAATTATGACAATGTCAACCTCGGATCACATATGCAAACTGTCGCTTTTAGTGACTCTACTAAGCCTAATCAGTCCGAAGTAGCAATGATTGGAGATTCAGCTCAAAATGGAAATTTGTTCAAAAGCGACGACCATTATGTGGCTCAGTTGGTATCTGAATTAAAAACTCAGCAAGTTCCGTCGAATGACAATGCTCTGCAGATGGTTCAAGAACCAATTCAAATGAAATCCGCCAAGGATTTCTTTGACAATCTACCAGGTTTGGAAAATGCAAATACAGAATTCGCTCTGATTGGTCAGCAGCCTTTGTTTTCCAATGTGGCTGGCGCTGGCTCATCGACAGTGCAACTGCAGAGTAATGATTACGTGTCTCCTGCTCACTcccacccccacccccacccACAACCATCTCCAGCTGTGCCTTTATTCAGCGAAATGACCGAGAAGTACGATTTCAATGCGAAACGTGATTACCACGATGAGAGAAGTGACCGATCAGAGTCTGTTCCAGTCACTCCATCCGACCAGGATAGAAGTGAGGACAGTTCATCTAGCGATCACACTTCCAAACAGGTGCACAGTGTACTCGAGCAACAGCTGCGCGAATTGGACATCCGGCTCGGTGCTCAGATTGAAAACAATAAACAGCTACAAGACGATTTGCAGAAGTCGGTAAGTAGCTGAATCCATTGATAATTATGAACTCTGAATAAGAGAGCCATTTTACATATGGAAATAATTGTTCTTCCATAAGAATTTAGTTTCCTCTTCCATTCTGTTGCTGTAATCATATAAAGCTTGAAGCCTGTGATCAGGAAATTCAATAGTTCTATtttatagttcaataattatcattttgtaaACAAATCAGTGTGAAAAGCAATCAGTAAATTACTTTGGTATTGGTCGCTCTCCAGATTGAGACATATCAAGCCAATTTCAGAGCTTTTTAATTTGCAGTGAATCTAGAGTTCATCCAAGTAAATAAGAATGACATGAAGTaaaagcaatatttttcaatttccaactACAAAACGATAAAAAATGCTCAAGTCATGAACAATGAGAGCTATAAAATGAGAAACTGTAATTACTATACCAAAAATAGTGTAGGctataaaaaatgataaattatgaaaaggAATTGTGCAATCATATAAAGATTATTGAACTTGAACTTTCAACAGTAaaaaacataaccttttttggacatgttattcattatcaaaatttgggagtagaatagttttgggccaagcctgttctttcccaatcatattcataataatttgtatccacaaataaataaatatcagatTAATATGATTGAATTTTGCAAGAGAAATTAGGATTTCAATTTTACTTAATTTTACGATGTAGAATAACTATTGAAAAACAGGAGCGCTGCTCCTGTTGTTATGTATCTAGTCAtttcatttaatataaattcttcatttgttCTCCTATCTTGAGACATTTTCTTCCCAATTCGTATTTCAGGAGAATACAATTGCTGGATTGGAACAGACAGTTGAAACAGTGAGAAGAGAAAAGGAGGCTCAGGAAAAGGCGTTGGAAGAGAAACTCAAATACCATGTAACTACGTTGGAAATCCTCATAGCAGAAAAAACCGAACTTCAGACTGCTTTAACGACGTGCCAAGAGAGCATTTCACAGAAAGCAGGTTCGTAAACCACATTCAAATTAGTtggtgaataataattttggcGATTGCTGTAGTAGGCTCAATAGAGTAAATATGGTTCTTACCAGTCCTATGCATTGACCCTTATAATATTGCTATAGGCAGTAGGTGTTTTCAGCAATTAGTAAGATAGTTTAGTTCACCTTAGTACGTTTTTCAATCTAGTGCTTTTCTATCTCTTATCGGTAGTATATTACGAATCTGTTTGTTAGCTATCAGTAAAGTTAACAGAGTCGTGTAGTCATTCATTTTACTTGAACATTCTATTTTACTGAGAATGAAACTCACATGCACGGATGCacctaggcttgtgcgtgagtaatgagaGAGATAATGGTATATAATTGATCGAGTTTTAGGTGGGCTCCAAACCACAGGAATGTGTTTCTTCAACTAAAACTGGTTTCAGCTGAGCTGGCCTTGAGCAGAAACCATTACGGCGGAAAATTTTAAGATTTCTATTCTTATAACTACGATActctaataaatatattaaaatattattttcaccgatgtacatgatatttttaattaattttaaaaatatatttttataaataaacccTTCATCACATGATTGGTCAACTGTGTCAAGTCCTTATTCAAGAACTTAACGATAAGAATTTTccatattaaaaataatttatgtgaATTTGTGAATTACAATGATCCAGTTGAAACACTTGAACAATCATTCACTATTATCCACTCTAATGATTTTCGATTTCCAATCATCAAATTCAACATAAAACACATTTATTCTATCTTTGCAGGTGAAATGGAAGAATTGCAAGGGCGATTACGAGCTTCAAGACATCGAGTTGGAGATTTGGAGAGGAAGCTCGCTCTATCTGAAGCTCTGCAACAACAGCACGAAAAGTCAGCACATGAGGCAACCATAGTTAGTGACACATTGAAACAAGAAGTCAATATTATGAGGTACtcaatatatttaaaattctcCATTGCACAGAAATTCTCAATCTTCATTTGAGAAGTATAAATACTCAATGTCACTAATTAAAATcaaattatgatgaaaaataacGATCTAGAATAGGCTTGCGGTTTTTAATCAGTATCAGATCTCCTAAAAACTTCCAATTTTATTTCCAAActtgcaggtaacccgtgctccgcaagaatCTAATAAACTTGACCTGAAATcctgaagaatttaaaataggtctataaccatcctcagtaaattaagaatctttatgcaaaatttcaagttaatcagttcagtagttgagacttgatgatgcgccattcgtgaatttcctatcttcTACATGTATATGCcgattctttcctctattatacaGAATATATAAGTCAGTTGACTGTACATGAGTACTGTCAGTTGAGTGTTCATTGTTATTCGATTAACATGAATAAAAAGTCAACTACACAACAGCGTGTAACAACATGTCAACTGACTTATGGGCCACCCTGCATTATAGATTTCGatattattgatgtattttGACCAAGTAAGgcctaataatttcatttttcaatatgttCTCCAAATAATTTGATTTCTTGATTGAAAATTCTTTACATCTTTAGTTTATTTAATGTATGTAACTCTTAAAATAATGTTTGTTACAGATTCTTTATccattgtttttaataatttttgtatacaGTATCCTTTGGGATAGTACACTAGTACAATACATGTCAATgattaattttaatcaattgaaatttttctttccTCTATAGGAAACGTCTTGAAGAGACCGATGAGGAAGTGCTCAGTTTGAAACATAAGGTGGAAGTGAAAACCAAAGATATTGATTGTCTGCAAAATGagttgagagaaaaaaatagtCAGCTGTCTGTTTCTGAAGTGAGAATTCAACAACTGAGTGATCCTAATAGTGTAGCTGATCGTAGTAGTCATGATGAATCCATAAAGTGGCAGGAAGAGAGAAACTCGCTGCAAATGCAAATCGCCCAGCTAAATGCCGATCTGAAAAAGCTATCAACTGAGAAGGATGACGCAAGTTTACAGTATCAACAGTACGTGGCATCATTGAATCTCCAAATGCAGTCTCTAACTAGTGAGGTATGTCTTCACTATGAAGTTAATTTTTGAGGTGGAAAACCACCTAATAGTAGCGTAACCAGTATTTTAGTGTGGGATTCTTATCTCAaaatcaactttattttttcaacattagATTGAAAACAGCTTAAAGGAAAAATCATACGAGCATTATTAAGCATTACTTCAATATGGTATGTGCTGTCtcagcatttcttcttcttcctctttcaaaCCGCTATTTAATTCTGCCTCTTTTCAATACCATTCTAGgaatctataatatttttccttcttcaatGTACTGGAATTGAAACATCTTCCAACTCAGAGATATGCGGAGCAGAGAGATGTAAGGGAATGGAGAACCAATTAGCAAATTGGATTGATGAGTCATAGAAACAAGCATGGTTGCCAAGTTGACAAAACAGGCTCAATCGATGcagtgctttcagagaggaaactggGTATGCATATCATGAGGTGTTGCACACTCACTCAGATCTACAGAACGCTGTCCGCTCTAGCACGGCAACATCGCAGCCGTGTGTCCCTAATTTTCTCTGCTCTGCATATTCTTCCGAGTTGAAGATGCTTTAATCCCTCTATATAGTCAGTATTTGCTCTGCAACCGGCTAACACTTATTGATAGGGGGAAGTCTAGTATGAATTATTGCTACATTTATCACAAGGAAAACAGTcatcaaataagaatataaatatCAGAATTCATAACTTCAATACTTTGTCTACTACCTCAACAGGAAACTGCTAAATCCTTAGTTCTCCACCTTTAGACCTTTCAAGTTGAAAACATGAAAGTTCAATGATGTaaatcgaagttaacaataTTGTAGCACATAAAATATTCAGTGATTTAACAAGTTACTATGTTTGAAACACATTTTCAAGATTAGTTTTTAAACCAGTCAAGTGAGCCAAACCAGCTGGGTATAGCTGGAATAATTAACATATAAACTGTTTCCATTAacgatcaataattattaattattgtcaatATATTACTAGggttaaaaatattaattataattatttttggaaaacttgagaatttactattttttattttaatttgtgagaGTCTCTTTTATTCTTATTGTGCTGCAATAGGCATTAGTCTTGcagcaattgaaaaaaaaaacagaattgtGAGTCATGTTATTTTGGGCCATTTTATTCTTCCTTTAAATAATTATGGGCCGGTTTCCTTTGTAAACTTTGCCTAAAATTTGCTTTGAAGAAAACTGATCAAGTGGAATAACATAAGTATCATGTACAAacatagggccggtttccgagctcgggatttagctaagttctagactttaaacagctggagtcagaaaattggctctcagaaacggggcgtagtcgcagtccacgtttgaatcaaatttcgaaaaactagaaaattgaacacaaaataaaataaagagaaaatagtgtaaagtttaagctattttgaattatttaggaatgtttcatttcgtcaaggaaaaacgttcccaattatagaaatgagagaataaagATTATCTTAGAAACTACAACTACGCttcgtttcggaaagccaattttcctactccagctgtttaaagtccagaacttagctaaatcccgagctcggaaaccggccctatgtTTGTACATGATACTTATGTTATTCCACTTGATCAGTTTTCTTCAAAGCAAAGTTTAGGCTATATCATCAATTTTAATGTCACTATTTCAATAACATTGTTTCCTCTTATTCTTCACCTCTCCTGATTAAAAATGttgatttattttccaaatcattTTATATTGTGATCAACTTTATCGTAGATTCTCATTTTCTTTGTTAAGTCTGAGACTTAAGTAAATCTACAGAGtagatttatttttaaaattccaattttgttgcAGTTGCAAACGATTTCCAATCAGAATGAAAGCCTGTCAGCCAGAGAGGCAAGCTTGGTCGAGCATGTTTCCAATTTAGAGAAGCAATTGCAGCAGACCCAGCAGAGAAAGCTCAGTCCTCCATTGAGAACGAACAATGGCGAACTGGAGAAGGCCAACAAACAGGTGCTGGAGATAACTGCCGAGAAACACGCGTTGAGTGAGCGGCTCGAGAAGGAGGTGGCCGAcaaaaatcaaatatttgaaGCTCTTCAAATCAGAAATGAGAGAATTGAAGAACTGGAGAGATCGCTTGAACGATTGGAGTCGGACCGTCCTGATGTGAGTCGTCTGCAAGCCGCTATTGAGAGTGATAAGGTATTCAAATATCCTATTCATCTActtctcttatttttgaaaaatcatttgatatttatttattcatatacaaatacaatccaggtaaaaacaacaggcattcgcccaaaactgctctaaaccttaatttggaatacacagtctagaggtaaaccttaatttggaatgcACAGTCTAAGAATAATATCTTAATTCACACattattttgagtccaaaaaaatgtatctactacaattttgaatttatcagattaaataatttcaaaatgcaaatccaaacaaaaatcttccttcacaatcgccaaaaatattgaaaatttgacttatctacaatattatactcatttaaacatcaaaacaacTGTTTTATATTAATTATCATAACATTTAAAAAGGTTTAAATGTTTCAGTTTGTCTTATCTCATTTCtacaaattatttgattttcgTGACCATAATATAACAAAAGATATTGAAGTTCTCAGTTTCTCTTAGTTTTATAAATCCTTcgacattcataataattatttgaattactGTGTCAATTTTGTGATAATTTGGATCTTTATAAACTTATAGCTTTCAGCCCATGAACATAGTTTCGAAGGTAGTTTTGAATTCGATtatcgaatttgaattttaacTCTCAGGTCTATATTACAAtgctatattttattattcatcattgaataaaatacaCTTATACCATTTCTATTTGTAACTTGTCTATGATCAACATTAGATTAAAATTAGTTAATCGGAGCCTACTGCAGTAACAGAGCTGGTAAATCttaattttttatgttaaatattttgttattgatgatGTCGAGTTCTAACATCTTGTTATGATGTTGTTGTTAGGAAGAACCGACCAAGCAGTTTAAAAGTACAATAGAAAGTGACTCAGgatacttgaataaaaaatactttcaTTTACTCAATcggtcaaatattataataaggcGTAAGcccaattcatattaattagGTTTCAGTAACAATACCGTGAAGTTGGCGGCCGTTAGAATCAACGCATTTGTTGAAGACTGTTTCTGCAGTTTTGATCATTTCTTGCACACATATCGCTGGCTATGACATTCATTTTGTCAATAATCCGTTGTTTCTGCCAAGTGTGAGAACAGCCTTTCCCTTCTGATATTCACAAATAAAGAAGACACAAATGGTCAGATCTGGTGACCACCGAACATCAGCTTCCAAAGAGAATAGACGTCCCGGACTCGGAAACATTCTCTCAAACGTAAAGTGAAATTcttgagtaataattattttaaaaggatGGAACTTCAAATCAAAATGTAAAATCCTTCTCAAACTGGGGTCTGAAATCCCCAATGTAACAGAATGTAGTCCAGCAGAACGTTCCAGTGATCGTTGGAATCCTGTTCTCACCCTCTGTACATTTTCTGGCATTCTAATGGATTTTCGAAGATCATGTGTATTTGTTCTTAGTGCTCTAATAGTTTCCTCCAACTCGGACCAAATTTTGTTA
It encodes:
- the LOC111062024 gene encoding golgin subfamily A member 2; translated protein: MSDKNKLAAGRRMLEEYKKKHRNNNVTSTTSNKIGNDGSLPSGNSYFAPPNVGSNIEPSSTPLSLYNPFKENENAYSAQNYDNVNLGSHMQTVAFSDSTKPNQSEVAMIGDSAQNGNLFKSDDHYVAQLVSELKTQQVPSNDNALQMVQEPIQMKSAKDFFDNLPGLENANTEFALIGQQPLFSNVAGAGSSTVQLQSNDYVSPAHSHPHPHPQPSPAVPLFSEMTEKYDFNAKRDYHDERSDRSESVPVTPSDQDRSEDSSSSDHTSKQVHSVLEQQLRELDIRLGAQIENNKQLQDDLQKSENTIAGLEQTVETVRREKEAQEKALEEKLKYHVTTLEILIAEKTELQTALTTCQESISQKAGEMEELQGRLRASRHRVGDLERKLALSEALQQQHEKSAHEATIVSDTLKQEVNIMRKRLEETDEEVLSLKHKVEVKTKDIDCLQNELREKNSQLSVSEVRIQQLSDPNSVADRSSHDESIKWQEERNSLQMQIAQLNADLKKLSTEKDDASLQYQQYVASLNLQMQSLTSELQTISNQNESLSAREASLVEHVSNLEKQLQQTQQRKLSPPLRTNNGELEKANKQVLEITAEKHALSERLEKEVADKNQIFEALQIRNERIEELERSLERLESDRPDVSRLQAAIESDKVAASRAVAQNSDLKKQLEELQDAFIKLSNNKLELTELLEKEQHINKELKEQLSLIGDSKPIEAHSHHHGEDHCDHSHTKPNMSDFCSQTYNIKESADPGIVIDFEAMAKLEEKFKRKMQEVADLSDEKQRLEHLVMQLQGETETIGEYIALYQIQRGMLRQRAQEKDEQMARLAHEKELMRNKLKKLNNLIKKMVSNAQISNRHHFMKDPQSADSSEETATELNDSSTTERLANGENENEEETVVKIEALLSEIGSSSLVTSDHGDHAVFHSCPLCSDRPLITV